From Bacteroidia bacterium:
AGTGGGTTCGAGGTGTGAGTTCGGATCTTCCACGAGCAGCGGCATGATGCCATACATCCGGATGGGAAGGTCGTTAATGGATTGTGCATGAGGCTGGAGCATGGTAACATGGGCGAAAATATTGGGCGCCATCTTTTCAGTCACTTCAAAGCTGAAACGGGTTTCGCCCTGCTGCGTTTCTACCCAATGGGTTTCCACTACGCTTTTGCCGGATTCAAGGCTAACCAGTGCACGCCCACCTGCACTTGAAGGAATGGTAAGCACAGCTTTTTCGCCCACATTATACTTTTCCTTGTCTGTGCTGAAAGCCAGCATGGAAGCGCCTCCGGGGGTATTCTGGCGCTGGCGGCTCACCCAGCCCGGCCAGTCGAAATAAATAACATCTCCTGCGCAATGTCCGGATTCCGGGTCGCACGCACGGACAAGGAAACGGCCCCAAAGCGGGTTGTCAACCCGCAGTATCCATGAAGCTTCTCCGCGGCTGTTGGTGGTGACGGAGGCCGTTTGCCGTTCATTTTCATATACCCGGCTGTTATAGTTTCCCTGGTTATCATACCTGTCCCACCACCAGCGCCAGCGTAGCTCATAAAGCTGTATCTTTAATTCTTTATTTGCCAGCGGCTGACCATCGCTATCAACAGCCACCAGCTTCACAAGATGGTTCGTATCCGTGAGATAGGTGCCCCGGCTGCGGTCAGCGGGAGGCATTTTTATTCCTGTATATGATTTAAATGGATGATAAGGGATGGTCATTGTGTTGGTGCTGAAATCTCCTCCCGGCTCGTAGGCCTTTGTCAGGAATTTGGCATTGAGCATTCCGGGCGCGTTGTGTCCCGCTTCCGGTTTAAATGAAAATGATGTGTGTCCGTTTTCGCCAACCTGCCCATCAAAAATCTGGTTGCTCTCGGTATTAAATGTCCGCATCGGATCGTCAAAGCGGAAGGTGGGAAACTTGCTGAAGTTTGTTTTGCCAGTTGAGTAACTCACCTGAATATCCGCTTTCAGGTTTCTTCCTGCTGCGCCATGCAGCCAGTTGATTTGCAACATCCCTGAATTTGATTCACCCCGCACCAGCGCTTCCGTTCCAAAATCAAGTTTTACCTTCAGGCGGTTGGGTTTTACGGTTTCAATCTTTAATGATTTATTAAAAACCACATTGCCCAGCTTTATGCGTGCCTGGTAGTTGCCTGTGCGGGCCGTAGCCGGTGTAGCCATTCTGAAGGCATAAAATCCACTGCTGCCGTGGGTGTTGACGTTTTTGGTTACGAGCTGGTTTTGCGGATCGTAAAGTTCCATTATTACGGGATAATTATCCGGCACTTTCTCCTCCGTATCTTCCAGGATGAAGGTGAGATACAAGGAGTCCCCGGGCCGCCACACGCCTCGTTCGCCATAAATGAATCCCTTCAGCCCTTTTTCCACTTTTTCGCCCGATACATCGAATTGGCTCAGTTGCAGCGAACCGCCATCAACGAGCCGCAGGTATCCGCGCTGACTGCCTTTCCTGGCAACCACTAAAAATGGCGTTTCCGAGGCCTGGAAAACCGCGATGCCATCAGCACCGGTTTCTGCCTGGTCAATTACCTGCTGCTGGTAGTCATATAGATCGAGTTGTATTCCGCCCAGGGGTTGCGTGCTTTTGATGTCATTTACAAAAACCAGCAGTTTGCTATCTTCTCCGCTTTTCGCCATTATGCCCAGGTCGCTGGCCAGCACATTACGGGTTACAACCCTTCGCGCGCCATAGTAGGATTCATGGCAAGGATTGTCGCGCTGATTATATCGGTAGCCGCGGGAATAATATTGGTCATAGTAGTTCCAGAAATCATCATCGTGATTCCAGCTATTGCCTCCTACCGGGGTCATTCCATCTTCTTCATAATAATAATCTCCTTCATAATAATCTTCGTCATCATCTGTGGTTTCGGCTGTTCCGTTTTCACAATCGTATGTGCTGTAGTCTTTTCTGAAGCCTATCCTGACCCGGTAAATAGCACCCGGTTCAGTTTGAATGAGTTTGCTCAGGTCCAGCGAATAAGTGGCCCAGCGGCCAAGATCAGCGGGGTTCATATTTTCCAGCGAAACCTGCTTTTGCAATACCGTTTTCCCCACGCGGCTCATCTGATAATCGCCCGGCAGGTCGTTTACCTGCAGGAATTGCGGGATGTTATTCTCATAAATTTTCAGCACCATCACATCCACTGTTTTCAGGCTGACGGCACGGAAATGCAGAAACAACCCACCTGAGTTGGGCATAATCGTTCCGTTGCCCACGAGTTCCACTGAAGGTTTCATTTCTTCAAAGTGGACATTCCATTCTTTGGCTTCTTTCAGTTTATAATTGAGTACATTTTTTACTCCCTGTGCAATTTTCACGGTCTGATCTCCCTTCAGCCGGATGCCGGGGTAGAGCAGCAATTGATTGCCATTGACGAGTGTCCGCGGATTTGCGGTCCCGGTGAGTGTCACCAATCCTTCAAGATCCTGGTCAGCCAGCAGCGGATCGCTGAACTGGATAATGACGTGTTGTTCAGGATGCGGTACCACGCGCACATCCATCACAAAGAAATCTCCCAGAGCCGGAATGGAATAAACCAGTTCTCCGTCCTCGTCCACATTCAGCGGTGTACCTTTCCAGGTAAGTTTTACTTCCGAAGCTTTTTCACCACGGTTTATTTCCTCAACCACGAAATCATGTGTGGTGGTGTTCTCGTTATGAAGCCAGTTTAGAGGGAGATCCTTACCATTTTGCGAAGCGCTCAAAACCTTTTCTATTGCATCTTCCCCGGCCATGTCAGCCGTAAGCACCCGGCCAATCAGCCTTTGCTTTGTCAGCTCTGTATTGCTGTAAGCCTGCAGTTGGTCTATCCTCACCTCCAGAGATTGCTGCAACACAGAGAAATTGAAAGAGAACAACTTATATTCTTCAGGGACCTCAATCAGATCTCCCAGCTTCAGCTTAGCAAGATATTCTTCGCCAGACGGGAGCGGAGCCGCAGGTTTAAATTCCAGGGTGAAATCATCCAGCCAATAGGCTTCACCTTTTATTCCGGGATCGAAGCTGAAGGGATTATCCTTAAGCGGCTCGTTGAATTGTGAAGGATCCGCAACGGGCTCAGCCATCCGCACGCGGATCGTTCCGTTGCTGGAAATAACGCCACTGGTATAGCCTGAGATGAACTCACCGTAGGCCGGGTCTATCTCTACTTTTTCGGGAGCCTTCTTGGAACAGGTGCTGAAAAACAGGGGAGCAATAAGCAAGAGTAGCCATTTACCGGAAGTAATTTTTTGATGAACCATAATGAGAGATAAAATCTTTTAAAGTGTTTGGGAAATAGTGGCTAAATATAGGCATCCGGGGAGAATAATGGAAGGCCATTAAAAATAACCGTGGAGAGGATTAAATTCAGAATTCAAACTAAAACTTTGTTGGCGAATTACTTCAACCAAAAAGGGCAGGCAATTATTATTTGTGTATGAGAAACTTACAACCGATCGTAAAAATACTGTTGCTGTTATGGCTTATTATCACAATCTTATTCTGTCTGATAGTAGCCCGTGATATCCTGATCCCAATAGCACTTTCCGTATTGCTGGGCTTTATGCTATATCCTGTTGCGGAGTTTTTGGAGAAGAAGGGGGTGCCAAGGATACTGGCCAATTTAATGGTGATCCTGTTGGCCGGAGCCGTCTTGTTTGGAGTGATCTTCTTAATGGCGAAACTCATCGGCAGCTTTATGAGCGATGTGCCGGGTATGAAAGAAAAGGTTGAAGAAAACCTCAGCGAATTTCAACAAACCATAAATGACTGGATAGGCGTAACGGAAGAAAAACAGGATGAGATGCTGAGCAAACAATCAGACGCGATATATGATTCTGTCAGCAATTTCGGAAAAATGGTTTTTTCGGCCACGGCAACTACAGTATTCAAGTTTTTTCTGCTGCCTGTATACGTTTTCCTGGTATTGTTTTACAGGGATAAATTCAGAATATTTCTTCACCAGATGATTGCTGACCGCAGCAGGCATACAGTGGAAAATATGATTACCGAAATATCTCATGTCGCCACAAAATATCTGAGCGGAATGACCTTTGTAGTGGT
This genomic window contains:
- a CDS encoding MG2 domain-containing protein, coding for MVHQKITSGKWLLLLIAPLFFSTCSKKAPEKVEIDPAYGEFISGYTSGVISSNGTIRVRMAEPVADPSQFNEPLKDNPFSFDPGIKGEAYWLDDFTLEFKPAAPLPSGEEYLAKLKLGDLIEVPEEYKLFSFNFSVLQQSLEVRIDQLQAYSNTELTKQRLIGRVLTADMAGEDAIEKVLSASQNGKDLPLNWLHNENTTTHDFVVEEINRGEKASEVKLTWKGTPLNVDEDGELVYSIPALGDFFVMDVRVVPHPEQHVIIQFSDPLLADQDLEGLVTLTGTANPRTLVNGNQLLLYPGIRLKGDQTVKIAQGVKNVLNYKLKEAKEWNVHFEEMKPSVELVGNGTIMPNSGGLFLHFRAVSLKTVDVMVLKIYENNIPQFLQVNDLPGDYQMSRVGKTVLQKQVSLENMNPADLGRWATYSLDLSKLIQTEPGAIYRVRIGFRKDYSTYDCENGTAETTDDDEDYYEGDYYYEEDGMTPVGGNSWNHDDDFWNYYDQYYSRGYRYNQRDNPCHESYYGARRVVTRNVLASDLGIMAKSGEDSKLLVFVNDIKSTQPLGGIQLDLYDYQQQVIDQAETGADGIAVFQASETPFLVVARKGSQRGYLRLVDGGSLQLSQFDVSGEKVEKGLKGFIYGERGVWRPGDSLYLTFILEDTEEKVPDNYPVIMELYDPQNQLVTKNVNTHGSSGFYAFRMATPATARTGNYQARIKLGNVVFNKSLKIETVKPNRLKVKLDFGTEALVRGESNSGMLQINWLHGAAGRNLKADIQVSYSTGKTNFSKFPTFRFDDPMRTFNTESNQIFDGQVGENGHTSFSFKPEAGHNAPGMLNAKFLTKAYEPGGDFSTNTMTIPYHPFKSYTGIKMPPADRSRGTYLTDTNHLVKLVAVDSDGQPLANKELKIQLYELRWRWWWDRYDNQGNYNSRVYENERQTASVTTNSRGEASWILRVDNPLWGRFLVRACDPESGHCAGDVIYFDWPGWVSRQRQNTPGGASMLAFSTDKEKYNVGEKAVLTIPSSAGGRALVSLESGKSVVETHWVETQQGETRFSFEVTEKMAPNIFAHVTMLQPHAQSINDLPIRMYGIMPLLVEDPNSHLEPTIRMPDVLRPEKPFQVNVSEATGRPMTYTLAMVDEGLLDLTNFKTPQPWDHFYAREALGVKTWDIYDQVMGAFSGRMDKLLAIGGDGEIVKKDDGKELNRFKPVVKYIGPFHLKKGETQTHTLDMPQYVGSVKVMVIAGFEEAYGSADKVVPVRAPLMVLGTLPRVLGPDEMVKLPVSVFAMESQVKNVQVEITTNDMLTIEDGSSRSLSFSKTGDELVTFSLKVKPLTGVAKVKIKARSGRETAEQEITLEIRNPNPEVTNVFDTVLEAGAAWNINYAPVGMAGTNYGVLELSSIPPLNLDERLEFLIRYPYGCIEQTTSSVFPQLFVEHLMDLPPAEKAQIKANVAAGIARLSGFQVSGGGFAYWPGQRNVDDWSSSYAGHFLVEAKNLGYSVPENMLSRWKNYQTNIANSWVAGGGDYGYRSDFVQAYRLYTLALAKSPALGAMNRLRERSELTPTARWRLAAAYQLSGKPDVAKQLVRELPLRVEAYRELSYTYGSGTRDEAMILETLTLMGEKTKGAELLKHVSGELSSNRWMSTQTTAYTLMATSKFLGNSTLPTKMDYTYSLNGGSKTNAASNTPLNQVPLSIKGTQGGNVSLKNNSDGILFARVILHGIPITGDQTSADNALKIDVNYKLPDGTLLDPQFLDQGTDFVAEVTIFNPGYRGHYQEMALTQIFPSGWEIINTRLLDFDSGSKEDKAEYLDIRDDRVYTFFDLSRNDSKTFRVMLNASYLGRYYLPTVSCEAMYDETINSRRPGQWVEVVKAGDARMN
- a CDS encoding AI-2E family transporter, whose product is MRNLQPIVKILLLLWLIITILFCLIVARDILIPIALSVLLGFMLYPVAEFLEKKGVPRILANLMVILLAGAVLFGVIFLMAKLIGSFMSDVPGMKEKVEENLSEFQQTINDWIGVTEEKQDEMLSKQSDAIYDSVSNFGKMVFSATATTVFKFFLLPVYVFLVLFYRDKFRIFLHQMIADRSRHTVENMITEISHVATKYLSGMTFVVVILSFINSTGLYLIGIKHAILFGLIAAIFNFIPYLGTIIGYLVVLVFALATQDINIAMRIIPFFFIVQFVENNILTPNIAGSQVKINPMVAIVSLIISGTIWGLAGMFVVIPYLAMLLIVFKHIPTLQPLAFLMSTTGTEHHSISWEGIKSKFKRWFGKNDQ